A window of Streptomyces sp. SAI-127 contains these coding sequences:
- a CDS encoding cupin domain-containing protein, translating to MHVPPDGGEPVYLVGDTYTTLLKATHTNGELSLVEAIMPADAGPPPHTHHGESETFIVMDGELVITAGDEKYEVEAGGVVYVPKGVRHSFRNLSRTKPARIYFLYAPGGMDAMFTEIGTPGVRGQVGPPLNEVDVKAMAAVADTYGFTFD from the coding sequence GTGCACGTTCCGCCGGACGGTGGTGAGCCTGTTTACCTGGTGGGTGACACGTACACCACGCTGCTGAAGGCGACGCACACCAATGGTGAACTCTCCCTGGTGGAGGCCATCATGCCCGCGGACGCCGGACCGCCTCCGCACACGCATCACGGCGAGTCGGAGACGTTCATCGTCATGGACGGAGAACTCGTCATCACCGCCGGGGACGAAAAATACGAGGTCGAGGCAGGCGGGGTGGTCTACGTGCCCAAGGGTGTACGGCATTCCTTCAGGAACCTGAGCCGGACCAAGCCCGCGCGCATCTACTTCCTGTACGCCCCGGGCGGCATGGACGCGATGTTCACCGAGATAGGTACTCCGGGCGTGCGCGGACAGGTGGGCCCGCCGCTCAACGAAGTCGACGTGAAGGCGATGGCCGCCGTCGCCGACACATACGGATTCACCTTCGACTGA